The following proteins come from a genomic window of Aspergillus luchuensis IFO 4308 DNA, chromosome 3, nearly complete sequence:
- the RPN6 gene encoding proteasome regulatory particle lid subunit RPN6 (BUSCO:EOG092630YS;~COG:O;~EggNog:ENOG410PJ50;~InterPro:IPR036390,IPR040773,IPR000717,IPR040780;~PFAM:PF18055,PF18503,PF01399) yields the protein MAPSSTTAGRIDEARGLVKSDPSKAESILKEILAQGPGSSEASSRDYENALVLLGELYRNQKKPHEIAELIKTSRDSFSSFAKAKTAKLVRQLLDLFSEIPNTLDIQVSVIQSCIEWAIAERRSFLRQNLQTRLVAIYMQKQTYYDALTLINSLLRELKRLDDKLMLVEVQLLESRVYHALGNQAKARAALTAARTSAASVYTPPNLQAGLDMQSGMLHAEDKDFNTSFSYFIEALEGYSSLDEGEKATAALQYMLLCKIMLNLVDDVTNLLGSKQAQKYASPRLEAMKAVARAHANRSLEEYEKALSDYRFELGSDTFIRNHLRRLYDAMLEQNLIKVIEPFSRVELDHIAKMVGLDTQQVERKLSQMILDKVIIGVLDQGAGCLIVYDETERDQAYDAALDTIEKLSNVVEELYTNQASLLE from the exons GCCGAGAGCATCCTCAAGGAAATTCTCGCGCAAGGTCCCGGCTCGTCTGAGGCCTCATCGCGCGATTACGAGAATGCCCTGGTGTTGCTGGGAGAGCTCTACCggaaccagaagaagccccACGAGATTGCCGAACTCATCAAGACCAGCCGcgattctttctcttcattcgCCAAGGCAAAGACGGCTAAGCTGG TCCGCCAGCTGCTCGACCTGTTCAGCGAGATCCCGAACACCCTCGATATCCAAGTCTCCGTCATCCAATCATGCATTGAGTGGGCCATCGCCGAGCGGAGGTCCTTCCTTCGTCAGAATCTCCAGACTCGCCTTGTGGCCATCTACATGCAGAAACAGACCTACTACGATGCgctcaccctcatcaactccctcctccgcgagCTAAAGCGCCTGGATGACAAGCTCATGCTGGTTGAggtgcagctgctggagtcGCGGGTTTACCATGCATTGGGCAACCAGGCCAAGGCACGTGCTGCTTTGACGGCAGCCCGGACATCGGCTGCCTCCGTCTACACGCCGCCGAACCTGCAGGCCGGTCTGGATATGCAAAGTGGTATGCTACACGCCGAGGACAAGGATTTCAACACGTCATTCTCCTATTTCATTGAGGCTCTAGAAGGGTACAGCTCCcttgatgagggagagaaggccACTGCGGCCCTCCAATATATGCTGCTATGCAAGATCATGTTGAACCTGGTGGACGATGTGACGAATTTGCTGGGATCGAAGCAGGCTCAGAAGTACGCCAGCCCGCGACTCGAGGCCATGAAGGCTGTAGCGCGTGCCCATGCCAACCGGTCCCTAGAGGAGTACGAGAAGGCGCTCTCGGACTACCGGTTCGAGCTTGGCAGTGATACATTCATCCGCAACCACCTCCGCAGACTGTACGATGCCATGTTGGAGCAGAACCTGATCAAGGTTATTGAACCGTTCAGCCGGGTCGAGCTGGACCACATCGCCAAGATGGTTGGGCTGGACACGCAGCAGGTGGAGCGGAAGCTCTCCCAGATGATCCTGGACAAGGTGATTATCGGAGTGCTCGACCAGGGGGCTGGATGCCTGATTGTCTACGATGAGACGGAGCGTGATCAGGCATACGATGCTGCGTTGGACACGATTGAGAAGTTGAGCAATGTGGTGGAAGAGTTGTACACTAATCAAGCATCGCTGCTGGAGTAA